In Synechococcus sp. Nb3U1, one DNA window encodes the following:
- the rplK gene encoding 50S ribosomal protein L11: MAKKLVAVVKLAIQAGKATPAPPIGPALGQHGVNIMAFCKEYNAKTADQPGMVVPVEISIFEDRSFTFILKTPPASVLIKKALSIESGSSEPHKTKVGSLTQAQLRQIAEQKLPDLNANDVEAAMKIIAGTARSMGVTVAD; this comes from the coding sequence ATGGCAAAGAAATTGGTGGCAGTGGTTAAGCTGGCCATTCAAGCGGGCAAAGCCACCCCCGCACCCCCGATTGGCCCAGCACTGGGTCAGCATGGGGTCAACATCATGGCCTTCTGCAAAGAATATAACGCCAAAACGGCAGATCAGCCGGGGATGGTCGTACCTGTTGAGATCTCCATTTTTGAGGATCGCAGCTTTACGTTCATTCTCAAGACTCCGCCCGCATCGGTGTTGATCAAAAAGGCCCTCTCCATCGAGTCCGGTTCCAGTGAGCCCCACAAAACCAAGGTGGGATCCCTGACCCAGGCCCAGTTGCGTCAGATCGCTGAGCAAAAATTGCCGGATTTGAATGCCAACGATGTCGAGGCGGCCATGAAGATCATCGCCGGTACCGCCCGCAGCATGGGTGTGACGGTGGCCGATTGA
- the nusG gene encoding transcription termination/antitermination protein NusG, with translation MSLEPEQHEVHERYDGAAEPSDAEGQSRRTLRWYALQVASGCENKVKSTLMQRAAALDVADQIVDVVIPKRLGFKLDRAGKRQEQEEKVFPGYVLVRMDMNDDSWLVVKSTPNVINFVGTEEKRAYGRGRGHVTPRPLSHGEIQRIFSSVEVEEVPLKIDMAAGDRIEVLSGPFQGFYGEVVEVSPERGKLKALISIFGRDTPVELEFGQVRKEV, from the coding sequence ATGAGCCTAGAGCCGGAGCAACATGAAGTACACGAAAGATATGATGGTGCAGCCGAGCCCTCAGATGCTGAAGGACAAAGTCGGCGCACCTTACGTTGGTATGCCCTACAGGTGGCTTCAGGTTGTGAAAACAAGGTGAAAAGCACCCTAATGCAGCGGGCTGCCGCTCTGGATGTGGCGGATCAAATTGTGGATGTGGTGATCCCGAAGCGGTTGGGGTTCAAGCTGGATCGGGCTGGTAAGCGCCAAGAGCAAGAAGAGAAAGTTTTCCCTGGCTATGTGCTGGTGCGCATGGACATGAACGATGATTCTTGGCTGGTGGTGAAGAGTACCCCCAATGTGATCAACTTTGTCGGCACCGAAGAAAAACGCGCCTATGGTCGAGGCCGCGGACATGTAACCCCGCGTCCCCTTAGCCATGGGGAGATTCAACGCATCTTCAGCAGCGTCGAAGTCGAGGAGGTACCTCTCAAAATCGATATGGCCGCTGGGGATCGGATCGAGGTGCTATCAGGCCCATTCCAGGGTTTTTACGGGGAGGTGGTGGAAGTCAGTCCAGAACGGGGCAAGCTAAAGGCTCTGATCTCGATTTTCGGGCGCGATACCCCGGTAGAATTAGAGTTTGGTCAAGTGCGAAAAGAGGTGTAA
- the secE gene encoding preprotein translocase subunit SecE — protein sequence MSALRSGVSFGIHQESTAVVKSTPSSKVDPQQRLDPSHRGNSKDGDVESKGIAGFVRDTREELGKIVWPSRQQLISESVGVLLIVLAFASFIYLIDQVFSWVAIQLF from the coding sequence TTGAGTGCGCTCAGATCCGGTGTATCGTTCGGGATCCATCAGGAGAGTACCGCCGTGGTCAAGAGCACCCCTTCTAGCAAAGTCGATCCGCAGCAGCGTCTGGATCCCTCTCATCGGGGTAATTCCAAGGATGGTGATGTTGAGTCGAAAGGAATCGCGGGCTTCGTCAGAGATACCCGTGAGGAATTGGGCAAAATTGTTTGGCCTAGTCGTCAGCAACTGATCAGTGAATCGGTAGGCGTTTTGCTGATTGTGTTGGCCTTTGCCTCCTTTATCTACTTGATCGATCAAGTGTTTAGTTGGGTAGCGATTCAATTGTTCTAA
- the trmD gene encoding tRNA (guanosine(37)-N1)-methyltransferase TrmD, whose translation MRLDILTLFPDFFGAPLRMGLLGKALQQGIAQVNCINPRDFATDKHRRVDDEPYGGGVGMVLKPEPFFAAVESLPRWDPCEIILLTPQGQTLTQEVLQELAQKAQLILICGQYEGFDERIRQHLATREISLGDFVLTGGEIPALALINGVVRLLPGTVGKVDSLKSESFESGLLEYPQYTRPPEFRGYKVPEVLLSGDHQAIARWRQQQQLIRTWQRRPDLLAKRSLTAQEQHLLETGLAEEKTDVEEPTDAQKPSL comes from the coding sequence GTGCGTCTCGATATCCTCACCTTGTTCCCAGACTTCTTTGGGGCTCCTCTGCGAATGGGTCTGCTGGGCAAAGCTTTGCAGCAGGGTATCGCCCAGGTCAACTGTATCAATCCACGGGATTTTGCTACCGATAAGCACCGCCGCGTTGATGATGAACCCTACGGGGGTGGGGTGGGTATGGTGCTCAAGCCAGAGCCCTTTTTTGCTGCGGTCGAATCCCTACCTCGCTGGGATCCCTGTGAGATTATTTTGCTGACTCCACAAGGGCAGACCCTCACCCAGGAGGTGCTGCAGGAGTTAGCTCAGAAGGCGCAGTTGATCCTCATTTGTGGCCAGTACGAAGGCTTTGATGAACGGATTCGCCAACACTTGGCCACCCGTGAGATCTCCTTGGGAGATTTCGTCCTGACGGGAGGAGAGATTCCTGCTCTGGCCTTGATCAATGGTGTGGTGCGGCTCTTGCCAGGCACAGTGGGTAAGGTAGACTCACTGAAGAGCGAAAGCTTCGAGTCAGGGTTGTTGGAGTATCCCCAATACACCCGTCCGCCGGAGTTCCGAGGCTATAAAGTGCCGGAGGTGCTTCTTTCAGGAGATCACCAGGCTATTGCCCGTTGGCGTCAGCAGCAGCAGTTGATTCGCACTTGGCAGCGGCGACCTGATCTTTTGGCCAAACGCTCCCTCACCGCTCAAGAACAACACCTGCTGGAGACGGGGTTGGCTGAGGAAAAAACAGATGTGGAGGAACCAACCGATGCGCAAAAACCCTCTCTCTAA
- a CDS encoding DUF6817 domain-containing protein: protein MQSYAQTNLQLFNQVIQQDYSLEDLQQLAKAYRVTIELFTGMFRPSGKTFVAHLVGTASILTSLNQSIDVVIAGLLHAAYANGDFGVGGRKGITPAKRSYLQSRLGNRVEAYIGQYTKLKWDPDTPKKLLSRMEQFNQTDKDVLLIRLANELEEYLDCGMVYNGIEKGQRYLKHDTNAIKNLAIELGFPTLAQSLIESIDFNEHVAIPLELCNLVEKSSSTLLLPKSLQISLLDREIRFIKNQSRRLFRLFQGLKKVFSGPLSRGSSQQQDCNSSSSLG, encoded by the coding sequence ATGCAAAGCTATGCACAAACTAATTTGCAGCTCTTCAATCAAGTGATTCAACAGGACTATAGCCTGGAAGATTTGCAACAGTTGGCAAAAGCCTATCGAGTTACTATTGAGCTCTTTACAGGCATGTTTCGGCCTTCTGGCAAAACCTTTGTTGCTCACCTCGTTGGTACTGCCAGTATTCTTACTTCCCTCAATCAGTCCATTGATGTTGTCATAGCTGGCTTGCTTCACGCCGCTTACGCCAATGGAGACTTTGGTGTTGGAGGTCGAAAAGGCATTACACCCGCTAAGCGTTCTTATCTTCAGTCTCGATTGGGGAATAGGGTTGAGGCTTACATTGGGCAGTACACAAAACTTAAATGGGATCCTGATACTCCTAAAAAACTTTTGAGTCGAATGGAACAATTTAATCAGACGGACAAAGATGTGCTTTTAATTCGATTGGCAAACGAGCTTGAGGAATATCTTGATTGCGGCATGGTCTACAATGGAATAGAGAAAGGTCAGCGATACTTAAAGCATGATACCAATGCAATTAAAAACTTAGCTATTGAGTTAGGATTTCCGACATTGGCTCAGTCTCTAATTGAATCTATTGACTTCAACGAGCATGTGGCTATTCCGCTTGAACTTTGCAACCTCGTCGAAAAATCATCTTCTACACTCCTTCTCCCAAAATCTTTGCAGATTAGTCTGCTTGATCGAGAGATTCGATTTATTAAGAATCAATCAAGAAGGCTTTTCAGATTGTTTCAAGGCCTGAAGAAAGTTTTTAGTGGCCCCTTGTCAAGAGGGAGTTCTCAACAACAGGACTGTAATTCAAGTTCTTCTCTTGGATGA
- a CDS encoding polysaccharide pyruvyl transferase family protein, producing the protein MSSTVYANGISDPKEDQKSYTATARVMSENLSLYFWNPRRRWWKGRFGKNLPFYSRPNNFGDLLGPLIVKRVLARKGVTRKIRTIGDPDLVNQSLLTVGSILHFAKNGDIIWGSGRNGKIPSEEYCFNSIDVRMLRGPLTHKFLAERGISAPRIFGDPGLLVGHLFPEYLALRNTKIHKITVISNLNDVISDIHPSMLKNPTDSLSSVLGRIAQSELVISSSLHGIVVAEAFGVPVRVLKSKAEPSFKYEDYFLGTGRSHYPSYETIQAAIDGQCPDPPKYSVSEMLAAFPYECFEETSA; encoded by the coding sequence TTGTCCTCCACTGTTTATGCTAATGGAATCTCTGATCCTAAAGAAGATCAGAAAAGTTATACAGCTACAGCACGAGTGATGTCTGAGAACCTTTCATTGTATTTCTGGAATCCTAGACGCCGCTGGTGGAAGGGAAGGTTTGGTAAAAATCTCCCATTCTACAGTCGCCCTAACAATTTTGGAGATCTTCTTGGCCCACTCATTGTGAAAAGAGTATTGGCTCGAAAAGGGGTGACAAGAAAAATCCGAACCATCGGAGATCCAGATTTAGTTAATCAATCGCTCCTAACTGTAGGTTCTATCCTTCATTTTGCAAAAAATGGAGACATTATCTGGGGTAGCGGTCGCAATGGGAAAATCCCGAGTGAGGAGTATTGTTTCAACAGCATCGATGTCAGGATGCTGCGTGGGCCACTGACCCATAAATTTTTGGCGGAGCGTGGTATATCTGCTCCTCGGATCTTTGGGGATCCTGGACTGCTAGTCGGACATCTTTTTCCGGAATATCTGGCTCTCAGAAATACTAAAATACACAAGATCACAGTGATCAGCAACTTGAACGATGTAATTTCGGATATTCATCCCAGTATGCTTAAAAATCCCACAGATTCGCTATCCAGTGTTCTTGGCCGCATTGCCCAAAGCGAGCTAGTCATCAGCTCCTCGCTTCATGGTATTGTCGTAGCTGAAGCCTTCGGGGTGCCCGTCAGAGTGCTGAAGTCAAAGGCGGAACCCAGCTTCAAGTATGAAGATTACTTTCTGGGAACTGGAAGATCTCACTATCCATCTTACGAAACTATCCAGGCTGCGATAGATGGCCAATGTCCTGATCCACCCAAGTATTCCGTATCGGAGATGCTTGCCGCTTTTCCCTACGAGTGTTTTGAGGAAACTTCAGCTTGA
- a CDS encoding glycosyltransferase gives MSALSQLIDGWITLSPSTAGVAVERYPELSRKPQSFIWHPPYFIGYNGNCEQARQELGLASSALVYGHAGQLRPYKKLVPLAERFEQIAPPGSKLLIAGLAKDGVDCALAELSNTVAALDFRSGSLTSEDFERVLTALDVFIAPYCSFLHSGALIHALSCGCVVVAPRVPFTSDLAETVGSDWVIVYNGEISAVTLAKAAASARSLAGEKPDLFTLEPSANLERLAELLASMKLRLCHAGGSHLGKK, from the coding sequence GTGAGTGCTCTTTCACAACTGATCGATGGGTGGATCACACTCTCTCCCTCCACGGCTGGAGTGGCGGTTGAGCGCTACCCAGAGCTGTCCAGAAAGCCTCAATCTTTTATTTGGCATCCGCCCTATTTCATTGGCTACAACGGCAACTGTGAGCAGGCTAGGCAAGAGCTGGGTTTGGCATCCTCTGCACTTGTTTACGGACATGCTGGTCAGCTCAGACCCTACAAGAAGCTCGTGCCTTTGGCGGAGAGGTTTGAGCAAATCGCGCCACCTGGCTCTAAGCTTTTGATTGCCGGTTTGGCGAAGGACGGGGTAGACTGTGCACTCGCTGAGCTCTCGAACACTGTAGCTGCATTAGACTTCCGATCGGGCAGCCTTACATCAGAGGACTTCGAACGTGTCTTGACGGCCTTGGATGTGTTCATAGCTCCTTACTGTAGCTTTCTCCATTCCGGAGCACTCATCCATGCCCTCTCCTGTGGGTGTGTGGTTGTTGCTCCGAGGGTACCCTTTACCTCCGATTTGGCCGAAACAGTTGGGTCTGATTGGGTAATTGTCTATAACGGGGAGATTTCTGCGGTTACCTTGGCTAAGGCGGCTGCCAGCGCTCGTTCTTTGGCTGGAGAGAAGCCGGATTTATTTACATTAGAACCCAGCGCCAACCTAGAACGTCTTGCCGAGCTTCTGGCGAGTATGAAGTTAAGACTCTGTCATGCAGGGGGATCCCACTTGGGTAAAAAATAA
- a CDS encoding glycosyltransferase — protein MRIAMIVGHFPLLSETFVINQIVGLLRRGHEVDIYTRRLGEQSKLHPEVVAYDLLKSTYLLPGKPATLLGYLKCTAKTLLRQSLVDPLRLPRLIRVFWGSEGSLEDRLRVAQATVGKAPYDIVHCQFGTLGELGMTFRAVNRGKLIVSFRGHDISQYVQERGESVYNNLFSTVDLCLTNCVFFQQRLLAMGCPAGQLKVLYSGLNPKQFPFQARHFPEDGRVRIALTGRLVEKKGIPDAIWAVAQVAKTYPNLEFNIIGEGEQRPLLEALIQQLGMQEQIHLLGQKNQMEIVEILSGSHLFLAPSVTAADGNQDAPVNVLKEAMAMGLPVISTWHGGIPELVQEGISGFLVPERDLGALAERLHDLIQHPQRWPEMGRAGRSFVEQVFDLETLNDELVRHYQKLLWEDALDVLTDPTPQPSA, from the coding sequence GTGAGAATTGCAATGATTGTGGGTCATTTTCCGCTCCTCTCAGAAACCTTTGTGATCAACCAGATCGTTGGCCTGCTCAGACGTGGACATGAAGTTGATATTTATACCCGTAGACTGGGTGAGCAAAGCAAGTTACATCCGGAGGTTGTTGCCTATGATTTGCTCAAATCCACTTATCTTTTGCCAGGTAAGCCTGCAACACTGTTAGGCTACCTAAAATGTACTGCCAAGACTTTGTTGCGTCAGAGCCTGGTTGATCCGTTGCGACTACCGCGTTTGATACGAGTCTTTTGGGGCTCGGAGGGATCCCTGGAGGATCGTTTGAGGGTTGCCCAGGCCACTGTTGGTAAGGCCCCTTACGACATAGTTCATTGTCAGTTTGGCACCTTAGGGGAGCTGGGCATGACGTTTCGGGCGGTCAATCGTGGCAAATTGATTGTTTCCTTTCGAGGACATGACATCAGCCAATATGTGCAAGAGCGCGGGGAGTCGGTCTACAACAATCTCTTTTCTACGGTCGATCTGTGTTTGACCAACTGTGTTTTTTTTCAGCAGCGGCTCCTGGCGATGGGTTGCCCTGCAGGGCAGTTAAAGGTGCTTTATTCCGGGCTGAACCCGAAGCAGTTTCCCTTTCAGGCGCGGCATTTTCCGGAAGATGGACGGGTGCGTATTGCCTTGACGGGGCGCTTGGTGGAAAAAAAAGGGATCCCGGATGCGATTTGGGCGGTAGCTCAGGTGGCCAAAACTTACCCGAACTTGGAGTTCAACATCATCGGAGAGGGAGAGCAGCGCCCCTTGCTAGAAGCCTTGATCCAACAATTGGGTATGCAGGAGCAGATTCATCTGCTGGGGCAAAAGAATCAGATGGAGATTGTCGAGATTTTGTCTGGCTCTCATCTCTTTTTGGCTCCTAGTGTTACGGCAGCCGATGGCAACCAAGATGCGCCGGTGAATGTGCTGAAAGAAGCGATGGCGATGGGTTTACCGGTGATTAGCACCTGGCATGGGGGTATTCCAGAGTTGGTGCAAGAGGGCATCTCAGGTTTCCTCGTGCCTGAGCGGGATCTGGGTGCTTTGGCAGAGCGGTTGCATGACCTGATTCAACACCCCCAACGTTGGCCGGAGATGGGTCGAGCTGGGCGCAGCTTTGTTGAGCAGGTGTTTGATTTGGAGACTCTGAATGATGAACTGGTACGGCATTATCAAAAGCTCTTGTGGGAGGATGCTCTAGATGTGCTGACCGACCCCACCCCACAGCCCTCTGCTTGA
- a CDS encoding glycosyltransferase family 2 protein yields MLQADLSSNPEQPQVTLVVVPRERFSCTQASLESLYAYTRIPFHLIYVDGNSPPHIGRYLKEQSQARGFQLIRTEHYLSPNQARNMGWEAARTPYMAFVDNDVIVSPGWLESMLQCAEETGAAIVGPLMCEREPIHTIVHCAGGENYIWQDGKGSRHLREKMYKQGQKVEQVRAQLQAQPTELAEFHCMFLRTDLREKVGFLDEGMLNTKEHLDFCMTVTAAGELIYFEPNSLVTYVPGPPADWSDVAFYMLRWSNHWTQASLEHLRQKWDLAEDSYFKTKLKKLGWRRRMTLWQPLNRILTRGRTSDRLNQWVLYPLDRFIEGWLTRDYQRRNPAQRPQLQTQDSVPSSGKRSA; encoded by the coding sequence ATGTTGCAAGCCGATTTGAGTTCCAACCCGGAGCAACCGCAAGTTACCTTGGTGGTCGTGCCAAGGGAGCGCTTTAGCTGTACTCAGGCTTCTTTAGAAAGTCTCTATGCCTATACACGGATCCCATTTCACCTGATCTATGTGGATGGTAATTCTCCTCCCCATATCGGGCGCTACTTGAAGGAACAATCTCAAGCACGAGGCTTTCAGTTGATTCGCACGGAGCACTATCTATCCCCCAATCAAGCTCGAAATATGGGCTGGGAAGCGGCACGCACCCCCTATATGGCCTTCGTGGATAACGATGTCATCGTTTCACCCGGCTGGCTAGAGTCGATGCTTCAGTGTGCCGAAGAGACTGGGGCTGCTATTGTGGGGCCCCTGATGTGTGAGCGCGAACCCATACATACGATCGTTCACTGTGCTGGTGGCGAAAATTATATTTGGCAAGATGGCAAGGGATCCCGACATTTACGGGAAAAAATGTACAAACAAGGCCAAAAGGTGGAGCAGGTTCGCGCTCAACTGCAAGCTCAGCCCACCGAGCTGGCGGAGTTTCACTGTATGTTCTTGCGCACCGATCTACGAGAAAAAGTTGGGTTTCTGGATGAGGGAATGCTCAATACCAAAGAACATCTGGACTTTTGCATGACGGTAACTGCTGCGGGTGAATTGATCTATTTTGAGCCCAATAGCCTTGTGACCTACGTGCCTGGCCCGCCTGCGGACTGGAGTGATGTTGCTTTTTACATGCTGCGCTGGAGCAACCATTGGACACAAGCCAGCCTGGAGCACCTGCGGCAGAAATGGGACTTGGCGGAAGATAGCTACTTTAAAACCAAGCTGAAAAAGCTGGGCTGGCGGCGGCGCATGACCCTCTGGCAACCGCTGAACCGCATCCTCACTAGGGGTCGCACCAGCGATCGTCTGAACCAATGGGTGTTGTATCCCTTGGATCGCTTCATCGAAGGTTGGCTGACCCGTGACTATCAGCGGCGGAACCCAGCTCAAAGGCCCCAGCTCCAGACCCAAGATTCTGTGCCCTCAAGCGGGAAGAGATCAGCATGA
- a CDS encoding ABC transporter permease: MTQEVIHTPASPLRAPLKLLRAMGSDLLASRELAWRLMLRDISAQYRASLLGFIWAFIPPIVMALSFSLASEAEVFTPGPTELPYGAYVMFSTSLWQTFVESVNGPIQAVTQAKPMLTRVNFPREAIILAKLGEVGFNFAIKLILIVGLFGAYRIPVGPSALLAPVALIHLILLGIVVGTLLSPLGALYQDVSKGITLVTGFWLFLTPVVYPVPTSGRLEMLVNLNPVTPLLVTTRELATTGALTQIPSFWWASGLVWVSLLFTWVTFRLAMPYVIERVSS; this comes from the coding sequence ATGACCCAAGAAGTCATTCATACTCCCGCTAGCCCTTTGCGGGCTCCCCTGAAGCTGTTGCGGGCGATGGGATCCGATCTGTTGGCCAGTCGAGAGTTGGCGTGGCGGTTGATGCTACGGGATATCAGTGCCCAGTACCGGGCCTCTTTGCTGGGCTTTATCTGGGCATTTATTCCACCGATCGTGATGGCCTTGAGTTTCTCCTTGGCTAGCGAAGCAGAGGTGTTCACCCCCGGCCCCACAGAGCTGCCCTATGGTGCCTACGTCATGTTCAGTACCTCCCTCTGGCAAACCTTTGTGGAATCGGTCAATGGTCCCATTCAGGCGGTGACTCAAGCCAAGCCAATGCTGACCCGGGTGAACTTCCCGCGCGAGGCGATCATCCTGGCTAAGTTGGGGGAGGTGGGGTTCAACTTTGCCATCAAGCTGATTTTGATCGTGGGGCTTTTTGGGGCGTATCGAATCCCGGTGGGGCCGTCGGCGCTCTTGGCTCCTGTGGCCCTGATTCATCTGATTCTGTTGGGCATTGTCGTGGGCACCCTGCTCTCACCGCTGGGAGCGCTTTATCAAGATGTCTCCAAAGGCATCACGCTGGTGACGGGATTCTGGCTTTTTCTCACGCCTGTTGTGTATCCCGTTCCCACCAGTGGGCGACTGGAGATGTTGGTCAACCTCAACCCAGTTACTCCTTTGTTGGTCACCACCCGTGAGCTGGCGACAACCGGGGCTCTAACGCAAATTCCCAGTTTCTGGTGGGCCAGTGGGTTGGTATGGGTGAGCCTACTATTCACTTGGGTCACCTTCCGGTTGGCTATGCCCTATGTGATCGAGCGGGTCAGTTCTTGA
- a CDS encoding ABC transporter ATP-binding protein, translating into MVGSLIRPSHSWVETFSPEAVIQAEGVSKKFCRQLRRSLWYGVQDIATDLVGGSRQGERLRPKEFWALQGVSFQLLPGQALGLVGSNGAGKSTLLRIISGLIKPDLGQVRVRGRLAPLIALGAGFNPILTGRENIYANMSILGLSTRQIEARFDAVVDFAELWEAIDAPVQTYSSGMTARLGFACAVHIEPEILLIDEVLAVGDVRFRMKCYQRLARLRERGTAFVLVSHNPNAILNVCEQSVYLKKGQLIAAGPTEQILRQYEADLSLGDGQSTAEFLRLPAKAPDESLGVDITALGFQDGEGNWQRHPTTGDPITLCVEVVCHRPIQRANVGVLISAVAGDTERVLTLTCAAEDEYLTLPAGRSRVLMHLPNMGLLPGIYNLKVYVKEGVSSLDIVEYFRFAVHPGRLVSQCLFYQPRSWQVISGSSPDI; encoded by the coding sequence ATGGTTGGATCCCTGATACGCCCCAGTCACTCTTGGGTTGAGACCTTTAGTCCAGAAGCCGTAATCCAAGCCGAAGGGGTGAGCAAAAAGTTTTGTCGGCAACTGCGGCGCTCCCTATGGTACGGGGTACAAGATATTGCCACGGATTTGGTGGGGGGATCCCGGCAGGGGGAGCGGCTGCGACCCAAGGAATTTTGGGCTTTGCAAGGGGTCAGTTTTCAGTTGCTGCCTGGACAGGCTTTGGGGCTGGTGGGATCCAATGGTGCCGGCAAAAGTACTCTGTTGCGCATCATCAGTGGCCTGATCAAACCGGACTTAGGCCAGGTACGGGTGCGAGGGCGGTTGGCTCCGTTAATTGCCTTGGGAGCGGGGTTTAACCCAATTTTGACGGGGCGAGAGAATATCTACGCCAACATGTCCATCTTGGGCCTTTCCACCCGACAGATCGAGGCTCGCTTCGATGCTGTAGTAGATTTTGCGGAACTTTGGGAGGCCATCGATGCGCCTGTACAAACCTACAGTTCAGGGATGACGGCTCGGTTGGGGTTTGCTTGTGCGGTACACATTGAGCCAGAGATTCTCCTCATCGACGAGGTGCTGGCGGTGGGGGATGTGCGCTTTCGCATGAAGTGTTACCAACGGCTAGCTCGTCTGCGGGAGCGGGGCACGGCATTTGTGTTGGTATCCCACAACCCGAATGCCATTTTGAATGTTTGCGAGCAATCCGTCTATCTGAAAAAGGGTCAGTTGATAGCGGCTGGCCCCACCGAGCAGATTTTGCGGCAGTACGAAGCAGATCTCAGCTTGGGAGATGGCCAATCCACGGCAGAGTTTTTGCGCTTGCCTGCCAAGGCTCCTGATGAAAGTTTGGGTGTCGATATTACTGCTCTGGGCTTTCAAGATGGGGAGGGGAACTGGCAACGCCATCCCACTACCGGGGATCCGATCACCTTATGTGTAGAAGTGGTCTGTCATCGACCAATCCAGCGAGCCAACGTGGGGGTGTTGATCTCAGCAGTGGCGGGGGACACCGAACGGGTATTGACTCTAACCTGTGCGGCTGAGGACGAATACCTGACCTTGCCTGCGGGGCGCTCCCGTGTTTTGATGCATCTGCCGAATATGGGGTTGCTGCCGGGGATCTACAACCTCAAGGTATATGTGAAGGAGGGGGTTTCTTCGCTGGATATTGTGGAGTACTTTCGCTTTGCTGTTCATCCTGGTCGGCTGGTTAGCCAATGCTTGTTTTACCAGCCGCGCTCTTGGCAGGTGATCTCAGGTTCTAGTCCAGACATCTAG
- a CDS encoding acyl-CoA thioesterase: protein MTHPFQIALSIQVKTYDTDYAGVVSNLVYLRWLEDLCLALLDAYFPLQGQLAQGYTPVLRRTEIDYRRPVRLFDSVIGRMWLPKVSPMKWYISAEQVGAFLDLKTWKPIPVPSDFARGFSS from the coding sequence ATGACACATCCCTTTCAGATTGCTTTGTCCATTCAAGTTAAAACCTACGATACCGACTACGCAGGAGTAGTGAGCAACCTCGTCTACCTGCGTTGGTTAGAGGATTTGTGTCTGGCACTGCTGGATGCCTATTTCCCTTTGCAAGGGCAGTTGGCCCAAGGGTACACCCCAGTGCTGCGACGAACAGAAATTGACTATCGGCGGCCTGTGCGACTGTTTGATTCCGTGATCGGGCGCATGTGGCTTCCCAAGGTCTCCCCCATGAAATGGTACATCTCCGCTGAGCAAGTGGGGGCCTTCTTGGATCTGAAAACCTGGAAACCAATCCCGGTACCGTCAGATTTTGCCCGTGGGTTTTCTTCTTAA